The Erythrobacter sp. Alg231-14 genome has a segment encoding these proteins:
- the aguB gene encoding N-carbamoylputrescine amidase, which yields MTKLTVAALQLALGHADEMANIAAVSALVEEAAARGAKIVLPPELFSGPYFCREEDEALFALARPTFEHPSVIAMQALAERLKITIPTSFFERDGHHYYNTLAMIGPDGSLMGTYRKSHIPDGPGYEEKFYFRPGNDGFKVWDVPNDDGANVRIGVGICWDQWYPECARVMALHGAEVLLYPTAIGSEPYDINLDTSRMWRRAMIGHAVSNCMPVVAANRIGIEGGAGPDESGAQSFYGHSFIANEWGDLLDSFGAKEEGVVAATLDLAQAAAHRAGMGFFRDRRPQLYGRIADDV from the coding sequence ATGACCAAACTCACTGTTGCCGCCCTTCAGCTTGCGCTTGGCCACGCGGATGAAATGGCCAATATTGCTGCCGTATCCGCCCTAGTCGAAGAGGCCGCAGCACGCGGCGCGAAGATTGTCCTGCCGCCGGAATTGTTCTCTGGGCCGTATTTTTGTCGGGAAGAGGACGAGGCGCTGTTCGCGTTGGCGCGGCCGACGTTTGAACACCCCAGCGTTATTGCGATGCAGGCCTTGGCCGAACGGTTGAAGATTACGATCCCAACCAGCTTTTTCGAACGTGATGGCCATCACTATTATAACACACTCGCGATGATCGGTCCTGATGGTTCCTTGATGGGTACCTATCGCAAAAGCCACATTCCCGACGGGCCGGGCTACGAAGAAAAATTCTATTTCCGGCCCGGCAATGATGGATTCAAGGTCTGGGATGTTCCGAACGATGACGGCGCCAATGTCCGCATTGGAGTCGGGATTTGTTGGGATCAATGGTATCCTGAATGCGCGAGGGTCATGGCGTTGCATGGTGCAGAAGTGTTGTTGTATCCCACGGCAATTGGATCCGAACCCTATGACATAAACCTTGATACAAGCCGCATGTGGCGCCGTGCGATGATCGGTCACGCTGTGTCCAATTGCATGCCTGTAGTTGCGGCAAACCGGATCGGCATCGAAGGCGGAGCGGGGCCGGATGAGAGCGGCGCTCAGAGTTTCTATGGCCATTCGTTCATCGCTAATGAATGGGGCGATTTGCTGGATAGCTTTGGCGCCAAGGAAGAAGGGGTAGTTGCCGCGACACTCGATCTGGCGCAGGCAGCGGCGCATCGCGCAGGAATGGGATTTTTCCGCGATAGACGCCCGCAATTGTACGGTCGCATCGCCGACGACGTATAA
- a CDS encoding class I SAM-dependent methyltransferase — protein MKRTLLAPVAALAVSTAMLTFTVPAAADGHVEATAPSLDDVLAHERRDGDRARDQHRRPVETLDFFGVEPTMTVAEYGPGGGWYTRVLAPYLMPAGQYIAFNADSDARTYRNRAQEARSKGWTERFTSGLAEAMGVDADSVMAFETDEMPEGAAGSVDRVLIFRSMHGLNIGNNADEVLGAARMMLKDDGMVGVVQHRAPEGASYDDYGARQRGYMRKQDVVAIFEANGFELAAESEINANPADPADWEIGVWTLPPVLATGEDDERRSEYLEIGESDRMTLLFRKAD, from the coding sequence ATGAAACGTACCCTTCTCGCTCCTGTTGCCGCGCTCGCCGTTAGCACCGCCATGCTCACATTTACAGTTCCTGCTGCTGCTGATGGGCATGTTGAGGCGACCGCTCCATCGCTTGATGACGTGTTGGCGCATGAACGCCGCGATGGCGACCGTGCCCGCGATCAACACCGTCGCCCAGTCGAAACGCTCGACTTTTTTGGCGTGGAACCCACGATGACGGTTGCAGAATACGGCCCCGGTGGAGGCTGGTACACCCGCGTCTTGGCCCCGTATTTGATGCCCGCAGGTCAATACATTGCTTTCAACGCAGACAGCGATGCGCGCACTTATCGCAATCGGGCGCAAGAGGCGCGTTCGAAGGGCTGGACAGAACGGTTCACCTCTGGCCTGGCCGAAGCGATGGGCGTCGATGCCGACAGCGTGATGGCATTTGAAACCGACGAAATGCCAGAAGGCGCCGCGGGCAGTGTTGATCGTGTGTTGATTTTCCGTTCGATGCACGGCTTGAACATCGGCAACAACGCCGACGAAGTGCTTGGCGCGGCGCGGATGATGTTGAAAGACGATGGTATGGTCGGTGTGGTCCAACACCGCGCCCCAGAAGGCGCAAGTTACGACGATTACGGCGCTCGCCAGCGTGGTTACATGCGCAAACAAGACGTGGTCGCTATTTTCGAAGCCAACGGTTTCGAACTGGCTGCAGAAAGCGAAATCAACGCGAATCCAGCTGATCCCGCAGATTGGGAAATCGGTGTTTGGACGTTGCCCCCCGTCTTGGCCACAGGCGAAGATGACGAACGGCGCAGCGAATATCTGGAAATCGGTGAAAGCGATCGGATGACGCTGCTGTTCCGCAAAGCGGATTAA